The stretch of DNA GATACGAGCAGTCGATGAGTCCCGCACGGAAGGACATTTGGAACAGCTTCCTCAGCTTGTCGCAGCGCTTCGTTCAACCGTTGACGCTGGCCCCCTCCAATGCGGATGTGGTTCTGAAGCTCTATCAATGCGACACAGTAAATGGGGTGTTCCGGGTGGAGCTTGTTAAAACGGGATCTTTGGAACAAACAGATCTGTACGGTAGGGATAATATCTACATCATTGATTACTTTTGCAACGGAGTGTGGATTTGGATCGGACGCAGTTCACATAAGCAAAACAGGGCCGAAGCCATGCGACACGTTAGGGGTTATGTCATCAAGGTGAGTGAGTGCGttctgtttttaaaaaaaatgtaaggggttgtgtcTTGGACATGGCCGCAtcttcgacgtaggactacggaactatattattcaatccgcttgaTTGTCGTTTCGGATATTGTTTCAGAAATTTTTGATATAAtgttttaattatttactttttctactgaagtaaaaattttcatttcaatttgaGCAACTGATAgtaaactgatagagaatatGGATAACGCTACCTGACGTTGACACTGTACATCTGTCATCTAATCCACGATTCCACATTTATAATACATAAAACATTGAAATCGCTTAATGGTTACGATtacaaaccaaatttggcaacgcATAAAAACTAGCCATTTGTGCGTACGATGAAAGAACACAAAAGCGCTCACCAACAGACGGCATGAAACCGGCGCTCTGTATCATTTCATCGAGTTCCATCTTAGATTTGAAGTTGCGAACGAAATCAccagacttcctgtgcgcgcgcTTTATTTTCGAGAGACGAATATCGCttttctcttcctcacaacccttccatgtgcaagcgatgagaccgggctttaGCACACGAGCCTGGGTTCGTctccttctcttctctttcgtaaaatattgagatgTGCTCAAGAATACTTCGTTGCACCTCAACATGAGTGATGCACATGTGTTGGTGAtcgcgagactttctcgtgtggctgcctcaaagtgacatttggtgcTGTCGGGGGAAGTTGTGCTTttggtgttaaaattttaatcttttattaatatggcacgtagaacaattagtgatgaagaactgtttcacataaatatcgctgctaaagtcatccaatcaattcattcatttgttgCACACAGCTCGCAATGATTGTGTGAGATATGAGACTGAATAGGGCAAAGCACATTGTCTCTTCTacgtgctgtgcgagatctcagaaggcctaaccaaatgtcactttgaggcaggTACACGACAAAGTCTCACGAGCACTGATGCACGAGCATCTCTTTgtatacacaacacatgtgcatCGTTCGCATCGAAACGCGACGAGGCATTTCCTGAACACATCACAAAATTTTACgcaagagaagagaaagagccaatcccaagctcgcgtgctaaagcccggactcatcgcttgcacatggaagggctgtgaggaagagaaaatcgattcTCGTCTCTCGGAACTTCCGCGCTCACATGAAGTCTGCTCGCTCGGCTGCCTTCTATCTCGCTCATTTGTTGCAGACAGCTCCCAATGACTTTGTGAGATGCGAGACTGGATAACGCAAAGCACACTGTCTCTTTTgcgtgctgtgcgagatctcgGAAAGTCTAGAAATCACCCTACGATTTCATTCACAACATGACACACTATCAAGCAGGTTGTAACCGTTGTTCATTAGTATCTAAAGCGATGACTCTGTCTCTGCCATCACTGAGACAGCAAAGTCAGCCATCTGTCAATTGACGAGTCGCTAAAAGCTCCACACCTGCTCATATGAGGGGCCGCGTTTGCAGAACAATAGACCGGTTCGAGGAGATGAGATGTCGCGTCCATGAATGAGGCCACATAACTATAGCTCAAAAGGATAGGGCATGATTGTGCTCGGCATGTCGGCATTGTTCCCTTTTGTCCATCATGTGTGGACTCTCTTTCTGTTAGTGACCGTCTCCGGGAGTAGAAGTGCGCGTCCGTAATTGGCAAGAGATTACAATGGGGACGTCACGGTATTTAACGTGACTGGTTACACCACAGGAGCCTAGGGACCAATAGATAGAGGGACTCCCCGCGAGTTATGTGAGTGGCTCTATTTAGGGGAATCGGTAAACGGTTTACTCCTGGGAAATTGCGAGTTGTGAGGGTCCAGTTGAAAGTGGCTAAGCGGCTTGAAACGACCCTGATTGACCACCacgatgaaaaattaaatgaatacgGACCATCGTAGAGCAGTTAACAACGAAAGCTTCCgaatgatttgtgatttttgttgacaaagaaactgctggaagaagcaaaaacACATATCCAATAAAATGCGAAGGCCGATGGCTTCACAGTCCCCTGGCGATCCTCAGTTAAATACGACTCTGCCGATCCCTGTTATGAAGTCTCCAAAGTAATAATGACCGCTATTTGGCAGTTCTAAGACTGGATCATGAAAGCTGTAAATTCTGTCTTAACGTTCTCAACGTGTGAGCAAGTTATTAGCATCAGGTGGAGcttaaattgaaataattccTCTCTCCACAGTTTCCGTTCACATGTGGTAGTGTTTGTTCTCTTTGCACAACATGGGGGAAATGCGGCTAAAATAAACAGAGGTGGTAAAATGAATTGGTACTTAAATTTCGATACTTTAACCCAAAACCAATGGATACTACTTGACCGTCCTATTCTAAGAATATGTGcggaagcgagttccatagaAGTTCTATAGGCCTTACCGAAACTTGTCAGTGATTGGTAGACTCTTGCTctattgttttggtcatggcttccaCAGTATCTCACCGCTTGTGTACACGACCCCGTGCAGAATTAATTCGCATTGTTGTTTGGGAATAAAATGATCAGCGGtggataacgacttacaatgttatgtttACTCAAGCTGATAGACCTTATCACATGCTGCTTTTCAGATCGTCCCTGTTGAGGCTTTGGCTCTGGAAAAATATTCCACTTAGATATCGACCACAAACTATAAACACTTttactcctatattccgcttgaggtgGAAACGAACCTCAACATATGTCTCGGTAAGGTTTTCCTACTGggttttgaaagcatacttccatTTAAAGTGCATTGTATTTTAATAAATGCATGCAAATGTGAATGtccatattccaaaattctggtgTCTAGAGCAACACTAGAAAACTGAATACCCAATTGGTTATTCAGTatctatcaacaaaattataTCCCCAACACTCAACACTTTCTGTACTCTGCACTTGTTTTTCCCTGCATAGAATAgtttgtttataattttttattttattttttgatgtagaactacgtctttcattaagagtgccaaatcagaaaagagGTCAAGCTAATGTAGActggtaatattaacagaaagggcttctgttgaacagagcgcagaacggagataagtgtgtgcatatttaattgctccaacccatcgatatatgaatatttgtgtgcgtacgcgcgtgcttcataacccgtacgtaaaaatagtgcatcttctctACGCTGAAactccatttgtatctgctcccgtgtgcattggccctataacgatgcaacaatcgcctatttttttatgctatgattgccgattgttttgtgttgcaaactatgcagtcgtaatgataaatataaacaaggatggaagatagcgggagggaaatatttacgctagggtattagtaatgaatctctgctgaggcaaatattcagcctttttccaaacattgtttgttttctgtcatcaatgcattgaactgacgctatggtgaagcaagtgttaaggttgtgccccaaaaaaatatttggggaataccaagttattcaataagttatattaagttattaatttatttgggctcgcatgccagtcgcaaaactgctttcaactaggattgcgaatcttgatcataatgaagcagtgctactcttttcaaggttgttgagattaacatatagagcttatttcgtttattcaaacaccaagaaagtaaatgtcgttctggaattttgtatgtgactCGATTCCTAAATTCATTAgccaactaaaataatgaaaccataataaatttcaataatccaataaagaaaaaaataatatgatagTGAACATCCTTAAATAACCATATCGAATGCTTTACAAATTAAAGAGATGTTTTATTGTTTCAAATTCTGAATGAATACatttaattttgaatctatCACTAAcctttgttattttttcctcTAGCATCATGCATCCTTCCAGTCGATGTACTTCGCTAGTTCTTGTGTATAAGGGAGAATTCAAATTTCATTTTGAGTATTTAGTTTTGTTTCTTTTGTAACTTGTTCCTATGAGTGCGTGTGAAATTTTCCCAGACTGGAGACGCATATAAAATTATGGCAAAATTATGAATTGATAGACTGCTAACTTTTtgctctgtaataaaaaaaaaaaggtggaggcgatctggcgtagtggtaacatccgtacctctcacgctcaaggtcacgagttgaattctcactcccgacattcttccgaaaattggaagtaaaagtgacgaaccagccaaaagtgttgaaagtcactataataaaaaaaaaaaaattaaaaaaattacacacaaaattgttacgagtaaaacaatttgtttcaggagtctccatgcaAAAATAAAGTACAGAAACTACAAaagatgtcttcgacaaaagttcaaattttgattctaaaactttgtcgaatacgctTTATCACCATCTTTACTTTAAGAAAATTAGGatgagttgtaattttttcaacgaaaatatgaaaaagttgttgttttccctgtaaaagtgtctaTCTTAGAATGAATGGTGACTtgctggaaattgtaagggctattcacatttttttttgagaatttgaaaaaacacgtttttgagaaaaatgaatttcagttttaagataaaaagtttttttggtgtttttttttcatgaaaattgaaatgattCAGTACATTTCATAATTTGACCAAAATATTGTAgatattataatttttagttaTAAGTTTTTGTAAGAAACCAAGAAAAATTTTTggctcttttcaaaaagtagtctattttttcgatgatttcaAGTATGTAAAGCTACTTAAATGATCAATGTTTTTACacacacaacgtttcactacaatTTGAGATATTGCTGCCAATGactagtcgagttggcatgaaattcgtctattgttacatatacaaaatagttcaaaataaagtTTCATCAAATGAACCAACCAGAAGACCCCGCCGTGCCACAATTGATTTAACtgatttaaaccgtttagaaatTAGGGAATAGTTATGTATAACATATGAAACAATActaagagaatttccgattcgattgttatgcaaatcatcaaaattcgttCATAGTGGAAATAGTTAATaatattaactttatttcataaaaaagtgacctgttctctgatttggtacccttcctgaaagacgaagTCTTacgtgaaaaacaaaaaaaaaatctgtcctAATAATACAAAATTCTCGCAATTCCAGAAAGGATATCCTGCCTCCACTCCCGTGGCGCGTGTTATCGATGGCCTCGAACCGGCCGAATTCATCGACCTGTTCCCGAATTGGGTGAGCTCGGATGTTAACGGTAATTCGATTAAAACTTTGTCGGAGAAATTCGACGCCCTCACGCTGATTCAGCGCCCCAAGCTGGCCGCCCAAATCCAACTGATGGATGATGGAACCGGTGATGCGACCGTGTATCAGATCGGCGTTGATGATGCGAAGGAAATCCCGAAAAAATATGCCAAAACGTTTTACTCCGGCAATTGCTACATCGTTCACTACCAGATATCTTGCACATCGGAAAACACCATCAGCTCGTTGGCGAATTCAATCAAGAATGTGGTTTATCTGTGGACCGGATCCAACGCGTCGGCAGAGTATCGTCAGACAGGGGAAGCATTTTTGGGGGAGATGTGTAATCATTTGAAGAAACATGTGGTGCAGGTTAGGATCAGCGAAGGAATGGAACCGCCCCATTTCTTGCAGATTTTCAAAGGCGGacttataattttcaataccAAAAGCCCAAGCCTGGAGGCGATCACTAACCCCAGGAAGCACCCGAGCAGTTTTGTGCTGAAAGTGGTTGGGAATTCCACATACACCTGCAAAGCGGTTCAGGTTTCCAGCAAAACATTGTACTACCCCGAAGATTGCTACATTCTGAAGGCTCCCGACAATGAAATTTGGATCTGGTGCGGACAGTATTCTACCGGCGATTCACGCGAGATGGCCAAATCAATCGCATCCAACCTTGGCGAATACAATCTCGTGATGGAGTCGAACGAAACGGACCAGTTTTTCAGTTCGGTTGGGGAGAAGTTCCTGAAGCAGCTGAAGAAAACCCACGGAACCATCGTGGCCCCCACGATGAACGTAGCGATGACCTGGGAGCGGCAGCGGGTCGGGCTGTACATGTGCTCGATAGAGCAGGAAAAATATGTACTAAACAAAATTTTCGGTTTCACACAAAAGGATCTGCGCCCGGAGAATATCTTTCTGCTGGACGCGGGTAATATCGTTTACGTTTGGATCGGAGAGTTCGTTTCGAGTGGCGATCGGACGCAATGTTGGGATTTGGCCAATCATTTGATTACCACTCATCCGGTGCAGCGGGATATCAAAATGCCGATTGCCATCGTCCGACAGGGTGAAGAACCGATAACGTTTAttggatttttcgaacagtgGGATAAAAAATACTACGAGGTATGACAATCTACAGAAAGATAGAACATTCATAACTGAAACTATTACTTCCAGAACTACGTTCCGTTTGAGAAAATTCGTGCAGAGATGGAAATTCCGGGCACACCAATCCCAGTTCCTCGTGGGTCAGTACACAGCGATAGTGCCAGCGGGGATGATTTCGATCGTTACCAGAAGTATCCGTTGGATATGCTGCGGGGGGATCCAACCAATCTACCCAGCAGTATTAATCCAACCCGCAAGGAGATACATCTTACCCACGATGACTTTGTAAACGTGTTCAAAATGCCTTATCACGACTTTGAAGAGCTTCCCAAATGGAAACAGGTTGAGCTGAAGAAGCAGAATAAATTGTTCTAGCGAGAGCACCATTTTCGATTGATATTGCTGTTGCTTCTGAGAAAAGTTGTATTATAAATGTTGGAATTTtaatcaaaataaacaaaaacaccACCGTATTACGCCgaagtttgttttcaattaaaTATTAGTTATAATATGAAATGGATAAAAAATACGCAGTACAAATAAGTTAAACTAATGACTCAGTTGACAAAGAAGGGCAGCTCCTCGTCGAATCCAGTGCTCCGGATTTGTCGTTGGTTCGCAGTCTAGGGACAGAGCAACCACAAAGTTCGTACTATGTCCAGTGGTAGACAAAACTCCCCGACGCTCAGCAGTCTTATACGTAGGACAGGTATACGTGTGGCGGACAACTAGATCGTCCTTCTTCACCGGTAGCAtccaaatctgaaaaaaaacaaatctgaaAAAAACAGACTACTACTACTAATATGTCCATCCACTTACGTGAGGCATATTATCGAACAGCACCCTAGGAATAGGTTCCTGTATATATCCCTTTTTTCGATCCCATCTGGCCCCCTCCAGGAACAACCCATATACGTATACACCATCCTCTGGGGGTTCTGGAAACTCACTTTGCGTCAACACAGTGTTATCAAACGTCAGCAGATCAATCGGAATCACGTATTTGCGGGCATAATTCTGCTGCGCCCCCGTCAGGAATGCTTGCGTGAAGAAAAAACCCGACAACCAGAACGCCGAAGGTGGTCCCTCATCGTACCACTTTTGCAGGAAATTTAACCTAGCTAGAAAATCGATTATGTAACTTCCCAACGGTTTGAGACTCGGATAAGATCGCTTGGCCCAAAGCGCGGGGATACGACCCACCAAAACCGAAGCCACTACTTCCTCAATATCTGGCGACATCGCCACCAATCCCTGCATTGCCTTACTGGCGGTTATGAGACTGTTGCGGATGCAACTCAGCAACACATTAAACCGAACCATCTCCTGGACAAGAACGGTGTTCATGCTCTGAAAAAACAAGCCATCAGTCTCAACGATAAGTTTTGCTATcgcaaaaataaattttacctGATGATAGCTCGTTTGGTACCTCTCCAGGGCAGCATCACGATCGAACTCTTTCGGTAACCGCTTGAGAACATCATTCGCTACgcgaatcacaatttcagcgggaGTTTCACGGAAGACTCCAGTTGAAGAAGTCTGGATGGATGAGAACAAGCAAATGTTAAAAGAGTGATACTGAAACACTAAACATTCACACTAAGCTAATAGAAGCGTATACTATCCGAAAAAGGAGCATTTCCAAAATATGGCTGTAAAGtcctaagaaaaataaaacgaaattttgGCAGGCAAATTTCGTCGAGCCATTGGCGTTCAACATTCCGAAGACTGTCTCTCGTCGAAGCGCCGCTAGGCTCAAAGTTTCCCAAAAAATAAACCATTTGCTACAAACCTGACGATCCAAAAGAAGCTGTTGGTTTgaataattttggaaaaaaaaagtgtgtGATTACCATCGTTTTTGGTTGACATGCAAGCTAGCATTTTCAATGCTTCGTACGCTCTAAGCTAACCTTACCTTCATCTCATACAAATCCTGGTAGCATTCGGGaaaaatggaacaaaattttCAGTGTATGCTCGAAATAATCAGTACCGAAGCCGAAAACCATGTTTGTTGTTCTAATGTTGTAAAAACTTATAATTTAaaacttataacaagccatatCTACAAGaaccttaacacgttgagtcccgaattgttcttgctacgctttccattcagcccgcatctcGTGTGTTTgaacaatatcagtgtcggtccccacTCACAAAGTTCTTTATCgtataaaaggaaaaaaaaactataattttcaaaaatcaggaaggaagaatgaaaataaaatcaggatagctcatattgaaTTCCTTCCCAATCCCACCAGTCACAGGCTTTGACTTCATTCGAGTAAAGATCGGCTTTGGGGTCAGCTAATTATTTCGCTTACTCAAAGTTTCCAGCCGCTCAACACTGTTGTCAATTATTCGTTTTCATCATCCGTCACGATTTGATTCTAAACGGCATTTTCATTGCGTTTTTGAAGCATGTCGTAGACAGAGATGCAAtctattaaaagttttttttggtcAAACTCTGTGAAACTCACGCAtcgtaacgatttacgtaaccaAGTTTCACCAGATCCAGATGTACGGTTATTTGGGTATCTGTAGAGAATCTGCTCATTTTTTTGTCGTGTCCCgaggattattcttgatcaACGTTTCGATTTAGTACTTATCTGAGGCGGCTTTCCAAACAAGTTTATATAGATTATTCAATGTTCTTAATTCCAAATGTTTCATATGCTGATTTGATGTATTTAGATATTATTTGCTGCGGAATATAACggaacctgtattttttttcgtttggctCGACATAATTTCAGAGGCTAACATTACTTTCATTGTTTTCGTTCCTAGTCTATTGCTTTAATCTTCGTTTCATCAAAATTGAATTGAGAGAAAAGAGAAAAGTCGTTCAGTCGATGTTGAAGAATGTGGAAAATTTTATAAGCGTGCGATATACTCTCTCAGAAATGGAAAAGCCCAGTCCCCGGATCTTTTGATCGTtaatatttttcccaaaaacttaTCTGTATTCATAGTCCATGTTTTGGACTGAGTATTCACTCACCAAAAAAAAGCATATAAGCACAGGAAGATTGCTTccaaatttttatattatttggTTCGATACTATATTgactttggaaacaaaaaaattctttcggatcattttacactctgaagcgtattccttcatcaataactttgcggCTATTCCTACTTTCACATCATCCTCACTAATCAATCCTCAATCTTAACCTTGTTATAATTTCTTAAATTcgtgaaatattaggctgtcaacaaagtcctgcggtatttccgcgaggtgtcgttgtaagcgcgtagttctagttgtattcattgtatcgagtcattctatagcttgttggaaaggtatttataggcgctataatatagtccttgatagtgttttgtttggttaagtcgttcgtgagttatagtgtcgcaaacatggagcaaaataaagagaaaatccgacatattttacagtactactatgacaaagacaaaaatgcatctcaagctgccaataaaatttgtgcagtttatggacccgatacagtttccatttccaccgcacaacgatggtttcaacgttttcgttctggtgtagaggtcgtcgaagatgcgccacgctccggaaggcctgtcgtcgaaaattgcgacaaaatcgctgaattagccgagaaagaccggcatagtagcagccgtagcatcgaccaagagctggggataagtcatcaaaccgttattaaccatttgaagaagcttggattcacaaagaagctcgatgtatgagtgccacacacgttgacgcaaaaaaacatctttgaccgtatcgacgcatgtgaatcgctgctgaatcgcaacaaaatcgacccgtttctgaagcggatggtgactggcgatgaaaagtgggtcacttacgacaacgtgaagcgcaaacggtcgtggtcgaagcccgctgaagcggctcagacggtggccaagccctcattaacggccaggaaggttctgctgtgtgtttggtgggattgtcaaggaataatctattatgagctgcttccctatggccaaacgctcaattcggacctgtactgccaaaaactggaccgcttgaaggtagcactcatgaagaagaggccatctttgataaacagaggccgcattgtcttccatcaggacaacgccaggccacacacttctttggtgacgcgccagaagctccgggagctcggatgggaggttcttttgcatccgccgtatagtccggaccttgcaccaagtgactaccacctgtttttgtccatggcgaacgagctaggtagtcagaagttagccacaaaagaggccagtgaaaattggctatccgagttttttgccaataaggaagcgagcttctataacagggctATTAGTTggtatctcgttgggaacaagtcatcgaacaaaacggcgcatatttgacttaaaacagatgattgtaactaattttatgagcaaatgaaaattcaaaaaacataCCGCAGgagttttttgacagcctaatatttatttatttatgccATCTTCCTAATATCTagatatattttcaaatttattttttattcttatttATTATATTCATGTTTTTCATCAGTTTTATATATTTGTATATGTGTTCTGTCTAGCTATGAGTGTGTTCCTccgttttttaatgaaaaatgaaacttATTTATACCCGTGGGAGGGCAGAAGCCTCAAACAACCCGAGCAAACAGGTGACCTGTTACAATACTTTCTTCCCCACGATAAATGTAAGTTCAGAACATCGTCCGTCTGGATGACGGAAGAGTATAGGATTGCCCCTCGATGGTATTTTTAGAGTCGATGAAAGCATTCAAGGGAATTTTGTGGATTCTTCCCAAAATGACACTAAACGAGTAGAATTCACGGTTCTGGTTGCTTCTTTGGTGGCTAGTTCCACTGAATCTTCTGTTGAATATTAGTATCCTTACCGGTGGTACCCTTACAACCTACGAAAACAGTTCCTGGTTATTTAACACCGGGGGCAGTCACACATGTTGCTAAGCCCATAGGCATTCAAATCATGTGATCAAAACTTTCAAATAATCCAGATGAAAATAGAGCTAATTAACTGATGTGTGTTTCACCCGGCCAGTCACAAAATGTCACAACGTAAAATTGGTAGAATGGTGACATTCATAATTCAGCAGACAGCGCCCTTTCTGAGATCATTGGGAGgatcggtttaggaccacccctTTCTAACTTGTCAAAATAGGTACTTCTGGTTTGGCCTCTGCAGTTCTCTTACAATCATGAAGCATACCAACTGGTAGAACATGGTAAATGAATCATGGTTAAAGAACTTTACTATAAAGTTAAATTTGATTCTTAAAATTTACGTGAAAAATTGTCACGTCATTGTTCGATATCATCTGTCTGAAATATGTAATAAATAACTTCTTCCTCAACAAAACATATAATAGCTAGCAGAACTTCTTCCAATTAACAATTCTACTAAAAGTGTCATTGTTAGAATTATTAGATCCGTTGAGCTTTAGAATATTGAAAATTACTTGGAAAATAAAGAGCAAAAATGAGCTAAACCAGcccataaataaaaataaagaaacgtggaggcgatctggcgtagtggtaacatccatgcctctcacgctgaaggtcacgagttcaattctcactcccgacattcttccaaaaaaatatggaagtaaaagtgacgaaccagccaaatgagttgaaaatcactataatacagataaaaaaaaaaataataaagaataaaaaaatgagaaaaaatgatatcaaaaatatatcaaaatatatatatatcaaaaaaaaatgaacgaaaacaAAACTTTCGGTCATTTCGATTCAACCATGGCTTTGCGGCAACCACTAGAAACGCAATCAATTTGAAACACATTACCGTTCGATCCTGATAAGCGTAGCCAAAATAAAACATGTGACGATATCAATTATTCCCATGAAAATTAAACAGCAAACACACACGAACTGCAATCTCTTACCTGTGTCTTAAGTGCGCTGGTCAACATCAGATCGGTCTCCTTCTGATCCTTTACAATATCCGCATTCTCGTGCAATCCAAACACCCCCGGCTTAGCGATCGCTGGAAGCTCCTTTATGAACGCCATAAATTCCTCGTGTTCCTTCAGCTCCGGAATTCTATAGGCTCCCTGTTCGTCCAGTATATAATCAGCATCATCCAGCACATCGCTACAATAAAACCTTCCCAAAATAGTATTCAAACAACGTCTATCCCAATCATCGGTAACTCTGCCACCATAGTTGCACTCCCCCGTCAAGTAGCGCAGCGCAATGTACTGAACCTCTTCATACTCGTCCAAAAACATTCGCAGCTGCGTCAAGCTGATACTGAGATCGGTCTCGTTGAACTCGTACGGTATGTTCCACCCGATTGGACCAAAATGTCTTCTCTCCTGCACGATACCATGGAAAAAGCACAGGCTGTACAGCAGCTTCTTGAAGTTTGCGGATTGCTTGCACGCTTCGAACCATTCCACATTAGAGACCGGATCGCTCATGTACGACCGGACGATGTTCATCCGAAGACCCTTCGGTGGTTCGTTGGTAATTTTTATCCCGTTCTGCAGTACCACCACTGGGAAATGTTCCGTAGGGTACGACGTTAGCCACAGTCTGAAGTCGGGATGGGTTGTGTCCGGTTGGAAGCTCTCGCAAATTCGTTCCAACGTTGGCATCCAGCTTTGCGCCAAATGACAGTTCTGTAGCAGCACCCAGTTGCCGAACTTTGTTCCTTCGTCAATCATTTTGGCCGCGATCGGACCTTGACCTTGTCCCAACGATAGCGAG from Toxorhynchites rutilus septentrionalis strain SRP chromosome 3, ASM2978413v1, whole genome shotgun sequence encodes:
- the LOC129774673 gene encoding villin-like protein quail isoform X1, which gives rise to MVEMQILDINQKDYDQKRPIYEDIKTDTAFRKISPKAIGFYIWRIQNDHVEAIPREQYGTFYDENTYVIYSASLAGTTSDRNTICREIKSPGAIIERYIHFWLGANITSDRSKSAAYKIIELDLHLDHKTTQYRESQGHEGIRFLSYFKDDGMLIQSGTDSSTYPQFPRLYQIKGKTTPQCIQQKAITWQHFNCGHVMILQTPTILFVWVGRSTSSCERIFGLKIGTKLKDQFQIPEISVVDDGYEQSMSPARKDIWNSFLSLSQRFVQPLTLAPSNADVVLKLYQCDTVNGVFRVELVKTGSLEQTDLYGRDNIYIIDYFCNGVWIWIGRSSHKQNRAEAMRHVRGYVIKKGYPASTPVARVIDGLEPAEFIDLFPNWVSSDVNGNSIKTLSEKFDALTLIQRPKLAAQIQLMDDGTGDATVYQIGVDDAKEIPKKYAKTFYSGNCYIVHYQISCTSENTISSLANSIKNVVYLWTGSNASAEYRQTGEAFLGEMCNHLKKHVVQVRISEGMEPPHFLQIFKGGLIIFNTKSPSLEAITNPRKHPSSFVLKVVGNSTYTCKAVQVSSKTLYYPEDCYILKAPDNEIWIWCGQYSTGDSREMAKSIASNLGEYNLVMESNETDQFFSSVGEKFLKQLKKTHGTIVAPTMNVAMTWERQRVGLYMCSIEQEKYVLNKIFGFTQKDLRPENIFLLDAGNIVYVWIGEFVSSGDRTQCWDLANHLITTHPVQRDIKMPIAIVRQGEEPITFIGFFEQWDKKYYENYVPFEKIRAEMEIPGTPIPVPRGSVHSDSASGDDFDRYQKYPLDMLRGDPTNLPSSINPTRKEIHLTHDDFVNVFKMPYHDFEELPKWKQVELKKQNKLF
- the LOC129774673 gene encoding villin-like protein quail isoform X2 encodes the protein MSKQALKDQKRPIYEDIKTDTAFRKISPKAIGFYIWRIQNDHVEAIPREQYGTFYDENTYVIYSASLAGTTSDRNTICREIKSPGAIIERYIHFWLGANITSDRSKSAAYKIIELDLHLDHKTTQYRESQGHEGIRFLSYFKDDGMLIQSGTDSSTYPQFPRLYQIKGKTTPQCIQQKAITWQHFNCGHVMILQTPTILFVWVGRSTSSCERIFGLKIGTKLKDQFQIPEISVVDDGYEQSMSPARKDIWNSFLSLSQRFVQPLTLAPSNADVVLKLYQCDTVNGVFRVELVKTGSLEQTDLYGRDNIYIIDYFCNGVWIWIGRSSHKQNRAEAMRHVRGYVIKKGYPASTPVARVIDGLEPAEFIDLFPNWVSSDVNGNSIKTLSEKFDALTLIQRPKLAAQIQLMDDGTGDATVYQIGVDDAKEIPKKYAKTFYSGNCYIVHYQISCTSENTISSLANSIKNVVYLWTGSNASAEYRQTGEAFLGEMCNHLKKHVVQVRISEGMEPPHFLQIFKGGLIIFNTKSPSLEAITNPRKHPSSFVLKVVGNSTYTCKAVQVSSKTLYYPEDCYILKAPDNEIWIWCGQYSTGDSREMAKSIASNLGEYNLVMESNETDQFFSSVGEKFLKQLKKTHGTIVAPTMNVAMTWERQRVGLYMCSIEQEKYVLNKIFGFTQKDLRPENIFLLDAGNIVYVWIGEFVSSGDRTQCWDLANHLITTHPVQRDIKMPIAIVRQGEEPITFIGFFEQWDKKYYENYVPFEKIRAEMEIPGTPIPVPRGSVHSDSASGDDFDRYQKYPLDMLRGDPTNLPSSINPTRKEIHLTHDDFVNVFKMPYHDFEELPKWKQVELKKQNKLF